A genomic window from Cyanobacteria bacterium FACHB-DQ100 includes:
- the lepB gene encoding signal peptidase I translates to MTPESKVDPAVVPSSSAPKWKTWWENFQILFIALILALLVRAYIAEPRFIPSDSMMPTLQIGDRLVVEKISYRLHPPEFQDIIVFDPPTQLQELGYSKDQAFIKRIIGKPGQTIEIKSGKVFVDNQPLLEPYIAEAPSYQMPPVQVPEGCYFVMGDNRNNSNDSHVWGFLPQEFILGRAWLRFYPVDRLGRV, encoded by the coding sequence ATGACTCCTGAATCTAAAGTTGATCCGGCTGTTGTTCCTTCAAGTTCTGCTCCAAAATGGAAAACTTGGTGGGAGAACTTTCAAATCCTATTTATTGCGTTGATTCTGGCGTTGTTAGTGCGAGCGTATATTGCAGAACCGCGATTTATTCCGTCAGATTCGATGATGCCAACGCTGCAAATTGGCGATCGTCTGGTGGTTGAGAAAATTTCCTACCGCCTGCATCCGCCGGAGTTTCAAGACATCATCGTTTTTGATCCACCCACCCAGTTACAAGAACTTGGATATTCTAAAGATCAAGCCTTCATCAAGCGGATCATTGGCAAGCCAGGACAAACGATCGAGATTAAGTCCGGTAAGGTCTTTGTAGACAATCAGCCGCTTCTAGAACCGTATATTGCTGAAGCGCCGTCTTATCAAATGCCACCTGTCCAAGTTCCTGAAGGCTGTTACTTTGTGATGGGCGACAATCGCAATAACAGCAACGATTCTCACGTCTGGGGATTTCTGCCGCAGGAGTTCATTTTAGGTCGGGCTTGGTTGCGATTTTATCCGGTCGATCGACTTGGGAGAGTGTGA
- a CDS encoding Uma2 family endonuclease, with the protein MLTVKDLEQFQEQHPDYRMELVNGEIIVMSPSGYESDEVAFRMGGKLFSWVDERRLGRITGSSAGFVLPNSDTRAPDVSFVRAERLRQSPRGFAELAPDLMVEVKSPTDRLTKLREKIQQFLELGTQVGILLNPENRTVEVHRPGQKTIMLQDGDILTIPDLFPGWQVAVEELWSPRFD; encoded by the coding sequence ATGTTAACTGTTAAAGATTTAGAGCAATTTCAGGAGCAACATCCCGACTATCGGATGGAGCTAGTAAATGGAGAAATCATCGTTATGAGTCCGTCTGGCTACGAGTCCGATGAAGTCGCATTTCGGATGGGCGGCAAGTTGTTTAGCTGGGTTGATGAAAGACGACTCGGACGAATTACCGGATCTTCAGCCGGATTTGTCTTGCCAAACTCTGACACTCGCGCTCCCGATGTTTCGTTTGTCCGAGCTGAACGCTTGCGTCAGAGTCCTCGGGGTTTTGCAGAATTGGCTCCTGATTTGATGGTAGAAGTGAAATCTCCAACGGATAGGCTTACCAAATTGAGAGAGAAGATCCAACAATTTCTGGAGCTAGGAACGCAAGTTGGAATTTTGCTCAATCCTGAAAATCGAACTGTGGAGGTTCACCGTCCAGGGCAAAAGACGATCATGCTTCAAGACGGTGATATTCTCACGATTCCGGATCTCTTTCCCGGGTGGCAAGTTGCCGTTGAGGAGTTGTGGTCGCCCCGGTTTGATTAA
- a CDS encoding valine--tRNA ligase → MTATLPTQYSAATTEAKWQKFWEENQVFKADPNQPGEPYCVVIPPPNVTGSLHMGHAFESSLIDVLIRYQRMLGKNTLWLPGTDHASIAVQTILERQLKAEGKTRNDLGREQFLERAWKWKAESGGTIVNQLRRLGVSVDWSRERFTMDEGLSAAVLEAFVKLHDEDLIYRGNYLVNWCPATQSAVSDLEVESKEVDGNLWHFRYPIKEQDGFIEVATTRPETMLGDTAVAVNPNDDRYKDLIGKTLILPLVGREIPIVGDEHVDPSFGTGCVKVTPAHDPNDFEMGQRHQLPSINVMNKDGTMNEQAGEFEGQDRFVARKNVVKRLEEEGFLVKIEPYKHTVPYSDRGKVPVEPLLSTQWFVKIKPLADFALESLDEEDSPRFVPERWTKVYRDWLVSLKDWCISRQLWWGHQIPAWYAISETNGEITDYTPYIVARSQEEAQTKAIAQFGENVQIKQDPDVLDTWFSSGLWPFSTLGWSNTEAEDYKRYYPTSTLVTGFDIIFFWVARMTMMAGHFTGQMPFKDVYIHGLVRDENNKKMSKSANNGIDPLILIDKYGTDALRYTLVREVTGAGQDIRIAYDRKTDESETVEASRNFTNKLWNASRFVMLNLDDKTPAQLGQPQNLELSDRWILSRFNQVTRQVRNYIDNYGFGEAAKSLYEFIWGDFCDQYIELVKSRLQDQNSPTRLAAQQTLAHVLEGTLKLLHPFMPHITEEIWHTLTQTPESDHKSLALQSYPVPDAAFINPSLERQFELIINTIRTIRNLRSGAEIKPGARITAALSTEDEQEKQTLITGQSYIKDLARIETLTISGAGNADAQKRLINSNPPILATALDTLGNFFGKHQRILLSLLLIGAIAFALKLAATTLDAIHDVPLFAPLLEIVGIGYTVWFAKTRLWQRDDRQTFFKQVNQFKTEVIGEPKPPAPQIAPAPQVAPAPQPEPVDDAKTIVGVTGTVKISIPLAGLVDFEALKAKTERDLKKVEAEIQALRGRLSNPKFVDKAPPDVVQSTREALAEAEKQAEILKTKLDRL, encoded by the coding sequence ATGACTGCTACTCTTCCAACTCAATACAGCGCCGCAACCACTGAAGCGAAATGGCAAAAGTTTTGGGAGGAGAATCAGGTCTTTAAAGCTGATCCAAATCAACCCGGTGAGCCGTATTGTGTCGTGATTCCGCCGCCGAATGTGACGGGCAGTTTGCACATGGGTCACGCTTTTGAAAGCTCGCTGATCGATGTATTGATTCGATATCAGCGAATGCTCGGTAAGAATACGCTGTGGCTGCCCGGAACCGATCACGCCAGTATTGCGGTTCAGACGATTTTAGAACGGCAACTGAAAGCGGAAGGCAAAACCCGCAATGATTTGGGTCGTGAACAGTTTTTAGAACGTGCTTGGAAATGGAAGGCGGAATCGGGCGGAACGATCGTTAATCAGCTCCGACGCTTGGGCGTGTCGGTGGATTGGTCACGTGAACGCTTTACAATGGACGAAGGGCTTTCGGCTGCGGTGCTGGAGGCGTTTGTGAAGCTGCACGATGAAGACTTGATTTATCGCGGCAATTACCTCGTCAATTGGTGTCCGGCAACGCAATCGGCAGTGTCGGATCTCGAAGTTGAGAGCAAAGAAGTTGACGGTAATCTGTGGCATTTTCGCTATCCGATTAAAGAGCAGGACGGCTTTATTGAAGTCGCAACCACCCGACCAGAGACGATGCTGGGCGACACAGCGGTGGCAGTGAATCCGAACGACGATCGCTACAAAGATCTGATTGGTAAGACCTTGATTTTGCCACTGGTCGGTCGCGAGATTCCGATCGTTGGCGATGAACATGTTGATCCGAGTTTCGGAACAGGCTGTGTTAAAGTCACACCCGCGCACGATCCGAACGATTTCGAGATGGGTCAGCGTCATCAATTGCCGTCGATCAATGTGATGAACAAAGACGGCACGATGAACGAGCAAGCCGGGGAATTCGAGGGGCAAGATCGCTTTGTAGCGCGGAAAAACGTCGTGAAGCGACTCGAAGAAGAAGGCTTTCTGGTCAAGATTGAGCCGTATAAACATACCGTGCCCTACAGCGATCGCGGTAAAGTCCCTGTCGAACCGCTACTTTCAACTCAGTGGTTTGTCAAGATTAAGCCATTGGCTGATTTTGCGCTGGAATCCTTAGATGAAGAAGATTCGCCGCGATTTGTACCGGAGCGCTGGACAAAGGTTTATCGTGATTGGTTGGTCAGTCTGAAAGATTGGTGTATCTCGCGGCAGTTGTGGTGGGGACATCAAATTCCCGCTTGGTATGCGATCAGTGAGACAAACGGCGAGATTACCGACTACACGCCGTACATCGTGGCGCGATCGCAAGAAGAAGCGCAGACGAAAGCGATCGCGCAGTTCGGCGAGAATGTCCAAATCAAGCAAGATCCAGATGTCCTCGATACCTGGTTCTCTTCAGGGTTGTGGCCTTTTTCAACACTAGGTTGGTCGAACACCGAAGCAGAAGACTACAAGCGCTACTATCCAACCTCAACACTCGTCACTGGATTTGACATCATCTTTTTCTGGGTCGCTCGGATGACGATGATGGCGGGACATTTCACCGGACAAATGCCGTTTAAGGATGTCTACATTCACGGTTTGGTGCGGGATGAGAACAATAAAAAGATGTCGAAATCGGCAAACAACGGCATCGATCCCCTCATCCTGATTGATAAATACGGCACCGATGCTCTGCGATACACCTTGGTTCGGGAAGTCACAGGCGCAGGTCAGGATATTCGGATTGCTTACGATCGCAAAACCGACGAATCCGAAACCGTCGAAGCGTCGCGCAATTTCACCAACAAACTGTGGAATGCGTCGCGCTTTGTGATGCTGAATCTCGACGATAAAACACCTGCTCAATTGGGTCAGCCGCAGAATTTAGAACTGAGCGATCGCTGGATTCTCTCACGATTCAATCAAGTCACGCGCCAAGTCCGTAACTATATCGACAATTATGGGTTCGGTGAAGCGGCGAAAAGCCTCTATGAATTCATCTGGGGTGACTTCTGCGATCAATATATCGAGTTAGTCAAATCGCGACTGCAAGACCAAAATTCACCCACGCGCCTTGCAGCCCAGCAAACCCTTGCTCATGTGCTAGAAGGAACGCTCAAACTGCTGCATCCCTTCATGCCACACATCACCGAGGAAATTTGGCACACCCTAACGCAGACCCCGGAAAGCGATCATAAGTCTCTTGCGCTCCAAAGCTATCCCGTCCCGGATGCAGCATTCATCAATCCGAGTCTTGAGCGGCAGTTTGAGCTAATCATCAACACGATTCGCACGATTCGGAATTTGCGATCGGGAGCCGAGATCAAACCCGGAGCAAGAATCACCGCTGCGCTCTCGACCGAAGACGAGCAAGAAAAGCAAACGCTGATCACAGGACAGTCTTATATCAAGGACTTGGCAAGGATTGAAACGCTGACGATCTCAGGAGCGGGAAATGCTGACGCTCAAAAACGATTGATCAATTCCAATCCGCCCATTCTCGCAACCGCATTGGACACGCTTGGCAACTTCTTCGGTAAACATCAAAGGATTTTGCTGTCACTTCTGCTGATTGGCGCGATCGCGTTTGCCCTCAAGCTTGCAGCGACAACGCTGGATGCCATTCACGATGTCCCACTGTTTGCCCCACTCCTCGAAATCGTCGGGATCGGCTACACCGTTTGGTTTGCAAAAACGCGACTCTGGCAAAGAGACGATCGCCAGACCTTCTTCAAACAGGTGAATCAATTCAAGACTGAAGTGATCGGAGAACCGAAACCGCCAGCGCCTCAGATTGCGCCCGCACCTCAGGTCGCGCCCGCACCACAACCTGAACCTGTAGACGATGCCAAAACGATCGTCGGTGTAACCGGAACCGTCAAAATCTCGATTCCGCTAGCTGGACTGGTCGATTTTGAAGCACTCAAAGCTAAGACCGAACGAGATTTGAAGAAAGTAGAGGCAGAAATTCAAGCGCTGAGGGGTCGGTTGAGCAATCCGAAATTTGTCGATAAAGCGCCGCCTGATGTGGTGCAATCGACTCGTGAAGCCCTAGCCGAAGCAGAAAAACAGGCAGAAATTCTCAAAACTAAGCTCGATCGCCTTTAA
- a CDS encoding efflux RND transporter periplasmic adaptor subunit — protein sequence MQVPLFGKVSKKPTRWLLALLAAGAIALPGGAFLVSRQFAPRQEAATISVESKTVTARISASGEVIPIRTVNLSPKTTGKIAQLLVDQGDQVMQGQVVARMDDKDIEAERAQAQARVAEAQARLDQLRAGTRVEEVRQAESEVARARGEVDRVQGLVSDATQAAEFARTQTRRQRELASQGAISTNSLDEFIRREQNANQTLSQARAQLSQSQAQLNQANQQLAQRQNGARPEEIRQSEAQLAAAIAQLQQVQNRLEDTYIRAPFSGVITQRYATVGAFVTPTTQATAGADGSASTSIFALANGLEVRAKVPEVDIGQIRRGQEVDIRVDAYPEESFKGRVRLIAPEAVTERDVTSFSVRIDILTGRDKLRSKMNANVNFLGDSIPNTLVVPTAALSTQRGQTGVWVPGENNKPRFQRVTTGLSFDNETQILDGIKAGDRIFVQPPEGQRIDNTNT from the coding sequence ATGCAAGTTCCCCTTTTTGGCAAAGTTAGTAAAAAACCGACCCGTTGGCTATTGGCGCTACTTGCAGCAGGCGCGATCGCGCTTCCAGGGGGTGCTTTTCTAGTTTCACGGCAGTTTGCCCCGCGTCAGGAAGCCGCCACAATTTCTGTTGAATCGAAGACGGTGACGGCACGTATCTCAGCCAGTGGAGAAGTAATTCCAATTCGGACGGTCAATCTCAGCCCCAAAACGACCGGAAAAATTGCCCAACTGCTTGTGGATCAAGGCGACCAAGTGATGCAAGGGCAGGTGGTTGCTCGAATGGACGACAAAGATATTGAAGCTGAGCGCGCTCAGGCTCAGGCGCGAGTTGCAGAAGCGCAAGCGAGGTTAGATCAGCTCAGAGCCGGAACCCGTGTCGAGGAGGTGCGGCAGGCAGAATCAGAAGTGGCGCGGGCAAGAGGTGAGGTCGATCGCGTTCAAGGTCTTGTGTCAGATGCAACGCAAGCGGCAGAGTTTGCCCGGACGCAAACCCGAAGACAGCGTGAACTAGCAAGCCAAGGGGCAATCTCGACAAATTCGCTCGATGAATTTATTCGTCGTGAGCAGAATGCGAACCAAACTTTGAGCCAAGCTAGGGCGCAACTAAGCCAGTCACAGGCGCAACTCAATCAAGCGAATCAGCAATTAGCGCAGCGGCAGAACGGTGCAAGACCAGAAGAAATTCGGCAATCCGAGGCGCAGTTAGCAGCGGCGATCGCTCAACTCCAACAAGTGCAAAATCGGCTCGAAGATACCTATATTCGCGCTCCGTTTTCAGGAGTGATTACGCAACGGTACGCGACCGTGGGCGCATTTGTGACCCCGACAACACAGGCAACCGCAGGAGCAGATGGTTCTGCTTCGACTTCGATCTTTGCGCTGGCAAACGGGTTAGAAGTGCGGGCGAAAGTGCCGGAAGTCGATATCGGGCAAATCCGGCGCGGTCAGGAAGTCGATATTCGAGTCGATGCCTATCCAGAGGAATCCTTTAAGGGACGAGTGCGATTGATTGCCCCGGAAGCCGTGACTGAGCGAGATGTGACTTCATTCTCGGTGCGGATCGACATTCTCACGGGGCGCGACAAGCTGCGATCGAAAATGAATGCCAACGTCAATTTTTTAGGCGATTCGATTCCGAATACGCTGGTTGTTCCCACGGCAGCACTTTCCACCCAAAGAGGACAAACAGGCGTTTGGGTTCCGGGTGAGAACAATAAACCGCGATTCCAGCGTGTGACGACTGGATTGAGTTTTGACAACGAGACTCAGATTTTAGACGGAATTAAAGCGGGCGATCGTATTTTCGTCCAGCCGCCAGAAGGTCAGAGAATCGATAACACAAATACTTAA
- a CDS encoding peptidoglycan-binding protein, translating to MPVTSLQDLRENLDGLGYYLGPRGLDGLGNSVSACDREVLGAIDCNATSLRQLANIEDYTRAAILQYQLDSNMAATGNDGPQLRSAIEKTVRILQDNLKKVLGISIELSGNYRRTTYSAVKTYQRTRGLPVTGIATLTVRRRLNDEARGAAPTPSPTPSPSSELETLRKLRSDLITLKNSLQARQITDEEFIREVFSRVP from the coding sequence ATGCCAGTCACGTCACTACAGGATCTTAGAGAGAATTTAGATGGACTTGGATATTATCTTGGGCCAAGAGGACTGGATGGATTAGGAAACAGCGTTAGCGCTTGCGATCGCGAAGTTCTAGGCGCGATCGACTGCAACGCGACTTCCCTGCGGCAACTTGCCAACATCGAAGACTACACCCGTGCAGCCATTTTGCAATATCAACTCGATAGCAACATGGCTGCAACCGGAAACGACGGGCCGCAGCTCAGAAGCGCGATCGAAAAAACGGTCAGAATTCTGCAAGACAACCTGAAAAAAGTATTGGGGATTTCGATCGAACTCAGCGGAAATTACCGCCGCACGACTTACAGTGCAGTTAAAACCTATCAGCGTACCCGCGGCTTACCCGTGACGGGCATCGCGACTCTAACGGTTCGTAGACGATTAAATGATGAAGCACGAGGCGCGGCCCCAACCCCTTCTCCAACGCCCTCTCCTTCATCAGAATTGGAGACTCTACGAAAACTTAGAAGCGACCTCATTACCCTAAAAAATAGTCTTCAAGCTCGACAAATTACCGACGAAGAATTCATTCGAGAAGTCTTCAGCCGAGTGCCTTAA
- a CDS encoding O-antigen ligase family protein: MKTQRLQSHPDPALQKHWTVVQVGLLLLPFSVFLGGIPVLLVALDIWRRLFSRMSREPVNRGLAVLSVLMIGAATFAVDRPTAFLGLFNFLPFFVVFAGLGELIASPQQLRQIAWIWVLTSIPVTLIGLMQLFFQVGGSPSLLWGLIEWTIAPGGEPLGRMSSVFTYANVLASYYAIVFILGLGVWLEERKPILGVILCLNMIGLILTHSRNAWAIAVLACLAFALYQGWKTIVALVGAVTGLMLGAAFAPEPIVLPLRTIVPRFFWARLNDQMYSDRPVNQLRSTQWKFAWSMTEQRPLTGWGLRSFSKLYTEQMHLWLGHPHNLFLMMAAETGLPAALLLYSLVGWILAQGVLQWRKLHKLDRRIYFTFWIAFFACTLFNFLDVPLFDARINLMGWVLLAGIWKTKAVS; encoded by the coding sequence TTGAAAACGCAGCGCCTTCAATCTCATCCTGATCCAGCTTTGCAGAAACATTGGACTGTCGTTCAAGTTGGATTATTGCTGCTGCCTTTTAGCGTGTTTCTGGGTGGGATTCCGGTTCTATTGGTGGCACTGGACATTTGGCGACGGCTATTTTCGCGCATGAGCCGTGAACCCGTAAATCGCGGCTTGGCGGTGCTGAGCGTGCTGATGATTGGGGCAGCGACGTTTGCTGTCGATCGTCCCACCGCCTTTTTGGGGTTGTTCAACTTCCTGCCTTTCTTTGTTGTGTTTGCCGGACTGGGTGAACTGATCGCATCGCCTCAGCAGCTCAGGCAAATCGCCTGGATTTGGGTGCTGACTTCCATTCCGGTGACACTGATTGGATTGATGCAACTGTTTTTTCAGGTCGGGGGATCGCCCTCGTTGCTTTGGGGATTGATTGAATGGACGATCGCACCTGGGGGTGAGCCTTTGGGTCGGATGTCCTCGGTGTTCACTTATGCAAATGTGTTGGCGAGCTATTACGCGATCGTATTTATTCTCGGCTTGGGAGTGTGGCTAGAAGAACGCAAGCCAATTTTAGGTGTGATTCTTTGCCTCAATATGATCGGGCTAATTTTGACCCATTCGCGCAATGCTTGGGCGATTGCGGTTCTAGCGTGTTTGGCGTTTGCGCTCTATCAGGGCTGGAAAACGATCGTCGCGCTGGTCGGAGCCGTAACAGGCTTGATGTTAGGAGCCGCGTTTGCTCCAGAGCCGATCGTATTGCCGTTAAGAACGATCGTGCCGCGATTTTTCTGGGCACGGTTAAACGATCAAATGTACAGCGATCGACCTGTGAACCAACTGCGATCGACCCAGTGGAAATTTGCCTGGTCGATGACAGAACAACGCCCCTTGACAGGTTGGGGACTCCGCAGTTTCTCGAAACTCTATACTGAGCAAATGCACCTTTGGCTTGGACACCCGCACAATCTTTTCTTGATGATGGCTGCTGAAACCGGATTGCCCGCAGCTTTGTTGCTATACAGCTTGGTGGGCTGGATTCTGGCTCAAGGGGTTCTCCAGTGGCGCAAGCTACACAAACTAGATCGGCGAATTTATTTCACCTTCTGGATCGCCTTCTTTGCCTGTACGTTGTTCAACTTTCTAGATGTGCCGCTATTCGATGCCCGGATTAATTTGATGGGCTGGGTGCTACTAGCTGGAATTTGGAAAACGAAGGCAGTAAGCTAA
- a CDS encoding ABC transporter ATP-binding protein, protein MIRLEEITKVYGIGEATVHALAGVDLTIEQGEYCAIMGASGSGKSTMMNIIGCLDRPTAGRYYLDSEDVAQLDDLALAHIRNRKIGFVFQQFHLLPQLSALENVMLPMVYANVPAAERRDRATEALIRVGLEKRLQNKPTQLSGGQQQRVAIARAIVNRPVLLLADEPTGALDSTTTQEILSIFTELNASGMTVVMVTHEPDVARCTRRVIWFKDGQVLTPYLAPEEVGVAPVG, encoded by the coding sequence ATCATTCGTTTAGAAGAAATCACTAAGGTTTACGGGATTGGCGAAGCGACCGTTCATGCCTTAGCAGGGGTTGATTTAACGATCGAACAAGGGGAGTATTGCGCGATTATGGGCGCTTCTGGATCGGGAAAGTCTACGATGATGAACATTATCGGCTGCCTCGATCGCCCGACTGCTGGACGCTACTATCTCGACAGCGAGGATGTTGCTCAACTCGACGATCTCGCCCTCGCTCACATTCGCAATCGCAAAATTGGCTTTGTGTTTCAGCAGTTTCATCTGTTGCCGCAGTTGTCGGCACTCGAAAACGTGATGTTGCCGATGGTCTACGCAAACGTACCCGCAGCAGAACGGCGCGATCGAGCGACAGAGGCGCTGATTCGAGTGGGATTGGAAAAGCGATTGCAGAATAAGCCGACGCAGTTATCTGGAGGTCAGCAGCAACGGGTGGCAATCGCACGAGCGATCGTCAATCGCCCCGTTTTGCTATTAGCTGATGAACCAACTGGAGCGCTTGACTCTACAACAACTCAAGAGATTTTGAGCATTTTCACCGAATTGAACGCCAGTGGAATGACCGTAGTGATGGTGACACATGAACCGGATGTCGCTCGCTGTACCCGTCGCGTGATTTGGTTCAAAGATGGTCAGGTTCTCACACCGTATCTTGCACCAGAAGAGGTTGGAGTTGCACCTGTTGGTTAA
- a CDS encoding ABC transporter permease, whose translation MDFGESLKMAAKTLTANKLRSSLTMLGMIIGNASVIAMIGIGQGAQKLAADQFESLGPNVLFVTPGSGQARQRTTNLPQTLVWEDAKAIAEQIPMISGVAAQKNAQFPVVYGNRNSSSLIVGATPEFLIVRSFDVAKGRFISEIDLKRNQRVVTLGADLANRFFGDRNPIGEEIRIRNVSFKIVGVLQAKGSFLGSNQDDAAYVPLTTMSSTLTGRTSPYGLNLTFVSVSAKDEASIPAAEFQITNLLRRRHKIVNEDDFTVQTQKDILQIVGTITSGLTAMLAAIAGVSLLVGGIGIMNIMLVSVTERTSEIGLRKAIGASGNDILMQFMIEAVILSAAGGLIGTVIGVGGVVLVAAFTPLQAVVSPAAIILAVGVSGSIGLGFGVIPARQAAKLDPIVALRSA comes from the coding sequence ATGGATTTTGGTGAAAGCCTAAAGATGGCGGCAAAGACGCTCACCGCCAACAAACTCCGCAGTAGTTTGACGATGCTCGGCATGATCATCGGCAATGCGTCGGTGATCGCCATGATTGGCATTGGACAAGGAGCGCAAAAGCTTGCCGCAGATCAGTTTGAATCGCTAGGACCCAACGTTTTATTTGTGACTCCCGGAAGCGGGCAGGCGCGGCAGAGAACCACCAACTTACCGCAAACCCTGGTTTGGGAAGATGCCAAGGCGATTGCCGAACAAATTCCGATGATTTCCGGAGTTGCCGCTCAGAAAAATGCTCAGTTTCCGGTCGTTTATGGCAATCGGAATTCATCCTCGCTGATTGTGGGAGCGACTCCCGAATTTTTGATCGTCCGCAGCTTTGATGTGGCAAAGGGTCGGTTTATTTCAGAAATTGACCTGAAACGGAATCAGCGCGTAGTGACCTTGGGGGCAGATTTGGCGAATCGGTTTTTTGGCGATCGCAATCCGATCGGCGAAGAAATCCGCATTCGCAATGTCAGCTTTAAGATCGTGGGTGTCTTGCAAGCAAAAGGCTCATTTCTAGGGAGTAACCAGGATGATGCCGCTTATGTGCCGCTCACAACGATGTCGAGTACGCTTACCGGACGGACTTCTCCGTATGGGTTGAATCTGACGTTTGTTTCGGTTTCTGCCAAAGATGAAGCCAGTATTCCAGCCGCAGAATTTCAGATTACAAACCTCCTGAGGCGGCGACACAAAATTGTCAACGAAGATGATTTTACGGTGCAAACTCAGAAAGACATTTTGCAGATTGTCGGCACGATTACCAGTGGGTTGACTGCGATGTTAGCGGCGATCGCCGGTGTCTCTCTACTGGTTGGTGGCATCGGGATCATGAATATCATGCTGGTTTCTGTGACCGAACGTACTTCAGAGATTGGGCTACGAAAAGCGATCGGGGCTTCTGGAAACGACATTTTGATGCAGTTTATGATCGAGGCGGTGATTCTCTCGGCGGCGGGTGGCTTAATTGGAACGGTGATTGGAGTCGGGGGAGTTGTACTCGTCGCTGCCTTTACGCCGCTTCAGGCAGTGGTATCTCCTGCGGCAATTATTCTTGCAGTTGGGGTATCAGGCTCGATCGGTCTCGGATTCGGTGTGATTCCCGCTCGTCAAGCTGCCAAACTCGACCCAATCGTTGCGCTCCGGAGTGCTTAA
- a CDS encoding FAD-dependent oxidoreductase yields MLDSQFDIAIVGAGMAGLSCAQSLHQAGYKVVVVDKSRGLGGRMATRRLHGTHADHGVCYLKPKSAQFQALLNWLVDRKVIRVWTDTIHELNSQGQIQPAERQAPCYAAANGIAAISKFLSLGLTLRLNHRVERIEARDGWRLCCESGEIISASAIVVAIPAPQAAIICGSLDHAFVERLKAVEYFPCISAIAVYPLERQAEVEKLGYKAIVCPSDPDLGWIGINSTKQFNPVQPAIVVQSNARFAAQHLEESDLEQVGERLLHRAAEVAEDWFTRPEVLQVHRWRYAFPVAPVADRYLTANTSNPLVCTGDWCGGNRVESAFEAGLATANYVNQQLDRRVLPEQFWLRL; encoded by the coding sequence ATGCTCGATTCTCAGTTTGACATCGCGATCGTTGGGGCAGGGATGGCTGGTTTGTCCTGTGCCCAATCTCTTCATCAAGCAGGCTATAAGGTTGTGGTCGTCGATAAATCACGAGGTTTAGGCGGGCGAATGGCAACCCGTCGCCTGCATGGAACTCACGCAGATCATGGGGTGTGTTATCTCAAACCAAAATCGGCTCAGTTTCAAGCGTTACTGAATTGGCTTGTCGATCGCAAAGTGATTCGCGTTTGGACAGACACGATCCATGAGCTTAACTCACAAGGACAAATTCAACCGGCTGAACGTCAAGCTCCTTGTTATGCCGCAGCAAATGGGATCGCAGCGATCTCGAAATTTCTCTCGCTTGGGTTAACGCTGCGATTAAATCATCGAGTCGAACGGATTGAAGCGCGAGACGGGTGGCGATTGTGTTGTGAATCCGGGGAAATCATTTCGGCATCTGCGATCGTGGTTGCAATCCCGGCTCCACAAGCAGCAATCATTTGCGGGTCGCTGGATCACGCCTTTGTCGAGCGGCTTAAAGCAGTTGAATATTTCCCTTGCATCAGCGCGATCGCCGTTTATCCGTTAGAGCGGCAAGCAGAGGTTGAAAAACTAGGCTACAAAGCGATCGTCTGTCCGTCTGATCCGGATTTAGGCTGGATTGGGATCAACAGTACAAAGCAGTTCAATCCGGTACAGCCTGCGATCGTCGTTCAAAGTAATGCTCGTTTTGCTGCACAACATCTCGAAGAGAGCGACCTTGAGCAAGTTGGAGAACGGCTGTTGCATCGAGCAGCAGAAGTGGCGGAAGACTGGTTTACCCGCCCTGAAGTGTTACAGGTGCATCGCTGGCGCTATGCTTTTCCAGTTGCTCCGGTTGCCGATCGATACCTTACAGCAAATACCTCAAATCCTTTAGTTTGTACAGGTGACTGGTGCGGAGGAAATCGCGTTGAGAGTGCATTCGAGGCTGGACTAGCGACAGCAAATTATGTGAATCAACAACTCGATCGTCGAGTTCTTCCAGAGCAATTTTGGCTCCGACTTTAG